The following DNA comes from Marinifilum sp. JC120.
CCTGTACGCTATTTCCTGATGGATCGGCAACAGTAAAAACACTCCCTAACTGATCGGTTGCAAAGAGGAATACCTGACCATTACGGATCATTCCCATTGCGCGGCCATGTTCATTGTAGTGAAATTTGCTGATTCCTTCGGCATCTTCCACTGCGGCAATGGTGGTCAAATCTTTCCACTGGTAGCGTTGAACCAGTTGACCGTTGATGTATTTTTCAGTCCTGAAGCCATGCTCATCAAAGCGGTATTCAATGGCGGTTCCATCAGGAAGATGGACTTCGCAGAGCTGTCCGGTTTTCAGATATTCGTATCTGTTTACGCCTTTGGGAGATTTCTTTTCAACCAAATCACCGTCCTGATCATAAACATATGTCGTGTCGCCAGCGCGCACCAATTGTCCAAGATCGTTGTACCTGTACTCCAGCTTATCCCCACCTGCGACCTGAGAGAACACCCGTTGCCCCAACTTGTTATACCGATACACTTCAACAGGCT
Coding sequences within:
- a CDS encoding RHS repeat protein; amino-acid sequence: MQRDNVDINEIADEALRFLTPETEETYAVIAVNRDESLRIEDKVLVSAESSHVLEYRYDDEGRLQAARYCGEPVEVYRYNKLGQRVFSQVAGGDKLEYRYNDLGQLVRAGDTTYVYDQDGDLVEKKSPKGVNRYEYLKTGQLCEVHLPDGTAIEYRFDEHGFRTEKYINGQLVQRYQWKDLTTIAAVEDAEGISKFHYNEHGRAMGMIRNGQVFLFATDQLGSVFTVADPSGNSVQ